A DNA window from Procambarus clarkii isolate CNS0578487 chromosome 3, FALCON_Pclarkii_2.0, whole genome shotgun sequence contains the following coding sequences:
- the LOC123760968 gene encoding S-antigen protein-like, translating into MDVNTSTKEEEESKSDSPKKVMKEPKDKKSKACPKKRRRPQKIQCQEDDPTELITLTAQKVKDKRGQVPNKMPKDITGQGPDRFETTDGPAKAAPAATGGPAKISQVEKGGPSKASQAEKGGTAKTSRAEKGGPSKAAPAATGGPAKTSQAEKGGPAKAAPAATGGPAKTSQVEKGGPAKASQAEKGGPAKASRAEKLGPDKTSPAPTDGQDKASPADTDGPDKASPADTDGPDKTSPADTDGPDKASLADTDGSDKASPADTDGPDKTSPADTDGPDKASPADTDGPDKASPADTDGPDKASPADTDGPDQASPADTDGPDQASPADTDGPDKASPADTDGPDQASPADTDGPDKASPADTDGPDKASPADTDGPDKASPADTDGPDKASPADTEGPDKASPADTDGPDKASPADTDSLDKASPADTDGPDKASPADTDGLDKASPADTDGPDKASPADTDSFHKASPADTDGPDEAS; encoded by the exons ATGGACGTAAACACTAGtacaaaagaagaagaagaaagcaaATCCGACTCCCCCAAAAAAGTTATGAAGGAACCAAAAGACAAAAAGTCAAAAGCCTGCCCCAAGAAACGTCGCCGCCCACAAAAGATACAATGCCAAGAAGACGACCCCACCGAGTTGATCACACTGACA GCGCAGAAGGTAAAGGACAAGCGTGGCCAGGTACCCAACAAAATGCCCAAAGACATCACTGGACAGGGGCCCGACCGTTTTGAGACCACAGATGGCCCTGCCAAGGCAGCGCCAGCAGCCACTGGTGGCCCTGCGAAGATATCGCAAGTAGAAAAAGGTGGCCCTTCCAAGGCATCGCAAGCAGAAAAAGGTGGCACTGCCAAGACATCGAGAGCGGAAAAAGGTGGCCCTTCCAAGGCAGCGCCAGCAGCCACTGGTGGCCCTGCCAAGACATCGCAAGCAGAAAAAGGTGGCCCTGCCAAG GCAGCGCCAGCAGCCACAGGTGGCCCTGCCAAGACATCGCAAGTAGAAAAAGGTGGCCCTGCCAAGGCATCGCAAGCAGAAAAAGGTGGCCCTGCTAAGGCATCGAGAGCGGAAAAACTTGGCCCTGACAAGACATCGCCAGCACCCACTGATGGCCAAGACAAGGCATCGCCAGCGGACACTGATGGCCCTGACAAGGCATCGCCAGCAGACACTGATGGCCCTGACAAGACTTCGCCAGCAGACACTGATGGCCCTGACAAGGCATCACTAGCAGACACTGATGGCTCTGACAAGGCATCGCCAGCAGACACTGATGGCCCTGACAAGACATCGCCAGCAGACACTGATGGCCCTGACAAGGCATCGCCAGCAGACACTGATGGCCCTGACAAGGCATCGCCAGCAGACACTGATGGCCCTGACAAGGCATCGCCAGCAGACACTGATGGCCCTGACCAGGCATCGCCAGCGGACACTGATGGCCCTGACCAGGCATCGCCAGCAGACACTGATGGCCCTGACAAGGCATCGCCAGCGGACACTGATGGCCCTGACCAGGCATCGCCAGCAGACACTGATGGCCCTGACAAGGCATCGCCAGCGGACACTGATGGCCCTGACAAGGCATCGCCAGCAGACACTGATGGCCCTGACAAGGCATCGCCAGCGGACACTGATGGCCCTGACAAGGCATCACCAGCGGACACTGAAGGCCCTGACAAGGCATCGCCAGCAGACACTGATGGCCCTGACAAGGCATCGCCAGCAGACACTGATAGCCTTGACAAGGCATCGCCAGCGGACACTGATGGCCCTGACAAGGCATCGCCAGCAGACACTGATGGCCTTGACAAGGCATCGCCAGCGGACACTGATGGCCCTGACAAGGCATCGCCAGCGGACACTGATAGCTTTCACAAGGCATCGCCAGCGGACACTGATGGCCCTGACGAGGCGTCGTAG
- the LOC138368177 gene encoding collagen alpha-2(I) chain-like, with the protein MRAKRARAKPNAGQEGPSKHAGQEGPQSTRAKRALKARGPRGPSKHAGQEGPQSTRAKRALKARGPRGTLKARGPRGPSKHAGQEYPQSTRAKRTLKARGPRGPSKHAGQEGPQSTRAKRALKARGPRGPSKHAGQEYSATAVLVPHETNAYPRLVFGVHGAHDPTPDLSSSSRPIP; encoded by the coding sequence ATGCGGGCCAAGAGGGCCCGCGCAAAACCCAATGCGGGCCAAGAGGGCCCCTCAAAGCACGCGGGCCAAGAGGGCCCTCAAAGCACGCGGGCCAAGAGGGCCCTCAAAGCACGCGGGCCAAGAGGGCCCTCAAAGCACGCGGGCCAAGAGGGCCCTCAAAGCACGCGGGCCAAGAGGGCCCTCAAAGCACGCGGGCCAAGAGGGACCCTCAAAGCACGCGGGCCAAGAGGGCCCTCAAAGCACGCGGGCCAAGAGTACCCTCAAAGCACGCGGGCCAAGAGGACCCTCAAAGCACGCGGGCCAAGAGGGCCCTCAAAGCACGCGGGCCAAGAGGGCCCTCAAAGCACGCGGGCCAAGAGGGCCCTCAAAGCACGCGGGCCAAGAGGACCCTCAAAGCACGCGGGCCAAGAGTACAGcgccacggccgtgttagtcccccacgaGACTAATGCTTACCCGAGACTCGTCTTCGGGGTCCATGGGGCCCATGACCCTACCCCGGACTTGTCGTCGTCAAGTCGACCCATTCCATAA
- the LOC138368175 gene encoding cell surface glycoprotein 1-like, with the protein MTEIKNKKLDKKRAWAQKVKDKRGQVPNKMPKDITGQGPDRFETTDGPAKAAPAATGGPAKTSQVEKGGPSKASQAEKGGPSKASRVGKGGPAKTSQAEKGGPSKASQAEKGGPSKASQAEKGGPSKASQAEKGGPSKASRAEKGGPSKAAPAATGGPAKTSQAEKGGPAKAAPAATGGPAKTSQAEKGGPSKAAPAATGGPAKTSQVEKGGPAKASPAATAGPAKTSQAEKGGPSKESQAEKGGPSKESQAEKGGPSKASRAGKGGPAKASRAEKLGPDKTSPAPTDGPDKTSPAPTDSPDKASPAPTDSPDKASPAPTDSPDKASPAPTDSPDKASPADTDGPDKASPADTDGPDKASPADTDGPDKASPADTDGPDKASPTDTDGPDKASPADTDGPDKASPADTDGPDKASPADTEGPDKASPADTDGPDEAAPADTDGPDEASPADTDGPDKASPADTDGPDKASPADTDGPDKASPADTDGPDKASPADTDGPDKASPADTDGPDKASPADTDGPDKASPADTDGPDEAAPADTDGPDEAAPADTDGPDKASPADTDGPDKASPADTDGPDKASPADTDGPDKASPADTDGPDEASPTDTDGPDKASPADTDGPDKASPADTDGPDKASPADTDGPDKASPADTDGPDKASPADTDGPDEAS; encoded by the exons ATGAcggaaataaaaaataaaaaattagacAAAAAACGTGCTTGGGCGCAGAAGGTAAAGGACAAGCGTGGCCAGGTACCCAACAAAATGCCCAAAGACATCACTGGACAGGGGCCCGACCGTTTTGAGACCACAGATGGCCCTGCCAAGGCAGCGCCAGCAGCCACTGGTGGCCCTGCCAAGACATCGCAAGTAGAAAAAGGTGGCCCTTCCAAGGCATCGCAAGCAGAAAAAGGTGGCCCTTCCAAGGCATCGAGAGTGGGAAAAGGTGGCCCTGCTAAGACATCGCAAGCAGAAAAAGGTGGCCCTTCCAAGGCATCGCAAGCAGAAAAAGGTGGCCCTTCCAAGGCATCGCAAGCAGAAAAAGGTGGCCCTTCCAAGGCATCGCAAGCAGAAAAAGGTGGCCCTTCCAAGGCATCGAGAGCGGAAAAAGGTGGCCCTTCCAAGGCAGCGCCAGCAGCCACTGGTGGCCCTGCCAAGACATCGCAAGCAGAAAAAGGTGGCCCTGCCAAG GCAGCGCCAGCAGCCACTGGTGGCCCTGCCAAGACATCGCAAGCAGAAAAAGGTGGCCCTTCCAAGGCAGCACCAGCAGCCACAGGTGGCCCTGCCAAGACATCGCAAGTAGAAAAAGGTGGCCCTGCCAAGGCATCGCCAGCAGCCACTGCTGGCCCTGCCAAGACATCGCAAGCAGAAAAAGGTGGCCCTTCCAAGGAATCGCAAGCAGAAAAAGGTGGCCCTTCCAAGGAATCGCAAGCAGAAAAAGGTGGCCCTTCCAAGGCATCGAGAGCGGGAAAAGGTGGCCCTGCTAAGGCATCGAGAGCGGAAAAACTTGGCCCTGACAAGACATCGCCAGCACCCACTGATGGCCCTGACAAGACATCGCCAGCACCCACTGATAGCCCTGACAAGGCATCGCCAGCACCCACCGATAGCCCTGACAAGGCATCGCCAGCACCCACTGATAGCCCTGACAAGGCATCGCCAGCACCCACTGATAGCCCTGACAAGGCATCGCCAGCAGACACTGATGGCCCTGACAAGGCATCGCCAGCAGACACTGATGGCCCTGACAAGGCATCGCCAGCAGACACTGATGGCCCTGACAAGGCATCGCCAGCAGACACTGATGGCCCTGACAAGGCATCGCCAACAGACACTGATGGCCCTGACAAGGCATCGCCAGCAGACACTGATGGCCCTGACAAGGCATCGCCAGCAGACACTGATGGCCCTGACAAGGCATCGCCAGCAGACACTGAAGGCCCTGACAAGGCATCGCCAGCAGACACTGATGGCCCTGACGAGGCAGCGCCAGCAGACACTGATGGCCCTGACGAGGCATCGCCAGCAGACACTGATGGCCCTGACAAGGCATCGCCAGCGGACACTGATGGCCCTGACAAGGCATCGCCAGCGGATACTGATGGCCCTGACAAGGCATCGCCAGCAGACACTGATGGCCCTGACAAG GCATCGCCAGCAGACACTGATGGCCCTGACAAGGCATCGCCAGCAGACACTGATGGCCCTGACAAGGCATCGCCAGCAGACACTGATGGCCCTGACAAGGCATCGCCAGCAGACACTGATGGCCCTGACGAGGCAGCGCCAGCAGACACTGATGGCCCTGACGAGGCAGCGCCAGCAGACACTGATGGCCCTGACAAGGCATCGCCAGCGGACACTGATGGCCCTGACAAGGCATCGCCAGCGGACACTGATGGCCCTGACAAGGCATCGCCAGCGGATACTGATGGCCCTGACAAGGCATCGCCAGCAGACACTGATGGCCCTGACGAGGCATCGCCAACAGACACAGATGGCCCTGACAAGGCATCGCCAGCGGACACAGATGGCCCTGACAAGGCATCGCCAGCGGACACAGATGGCCCTGACAAGGCATCGCCAGCGGACACTGATGGCCCTGACAAGGCATCGCCAGCGGACACTGATGGCCCAGACAAGGCATCGCCAGCAGACACTGATGGCCCTGACGAGGCATCGTAG